TTTATCGCCAGCCCACAAGTCATGCTTTTCCAGTGCAGCCTTATACCCCGCAATCCGCTGGTTACTCAGAACCAGTTGCGTAGGCCCCGCCAGAAAGCCAATCCGTCGGCAACCATTCTCGATCAGGTGTTCGGTTGCCTTAAACGCAGCGGCATGGTTATCGACAATCACTTTCGAGACATTGATGCTTTCGGCATAGCGATCAAACAACACCAGTGGAATGTTCTTCCGAACGAGCCGCTCCACATGTTCGTAGTTGTCTGTATCGCGCGATAAGGAAATAATAAACCCCTCCACCTGACTTCGCATTAGGTTCTGAATGTTGGTAATTTCGCGTAGATACGATTCGTTGGTCTGACACACCAGCACACTATAGCCCGCCTGCAAGGCAGCTTCTTCGATGCTGTTGAGCATGGCCGAGAAATAGTAATAGCTCAAATTCGGGACAATAACCCCGATGGTTTTGGTCCGGCTTTTGGCCAGATTTTTAGCTAACTGGTTCGGCTGATAATCCAGCTCTTCGGCCAGTTTCAACACCGCATTTCGCGTATCGGGATGAATTTCGGGCATACCGCGTAGCGCCCGTGAAACGGTCGAGATCGAGATATTCAGCGAACGGGCAATATCCTTTATCGTAACAGGGGTGTTTTTCATGATGACAGAACGCGATTATCAAGTATAACTTTTAGAAGAAAGTCTCCTCAAGATACCTTAAACTAACTAAAATATCAGCAAAACCAGGCAATAAGTTAGTTTAAAAAAATTTAAACATTTTAAGTCTAGGTTTCTTTTATGCAAACGTTTGCGGTAGCGTTTGCGGAATCGATTGCATAAAAACAAGTCCAATTAAAGGGAAATTCGCCTTGACAAGTTGTACTAAGAGGGTATATTAGTATATAATACCCAGAAGAATA
This window of the Spirosoma aerolatum genome carries:
- a CDS encoding LacI family DNA-binding transcriptional regulator, translated to MKNTPVTIKDIARSLNISISTVSRALRGMPEIHPDTRNAVLKLAEELDYQPNQLAKNLAKSRTKTIGVIVPNLSYYYFSAMLNSIEEAALQAGYSVLVCQTNESYLREITNIQNLMRSQVEGFIISLSRDTDNYEHVERLVRKNIPLVLFDRYAESINVSKVIVDNHAAAFKATEHLIENGCRRIGFLAGPTQLVLSNQRIAGYKAALEKHDLWAGDKYVFHCDYTTESAIMQTLAMMSLPQPPDGVVIISDRMAFSAMYAMNQKGIRIPDDVAIVSFNNEPVSALFSPTLTSINQPIQEMGTEAVRLLLRELDAVDENVPKETKVMETQLMVRGSSLRK